From Moraxella sp. K1664, one genomic window encodes:
- a CDS encoding zinc-dependent alcohol dehydrogenase family protein, producing MTKPATMKAMTYYGADDIRFEERPTPAIIDPTDAVIRMTKTTICGTDLGIWKGKNPEIEATARAKTGEWTGRILGHEGVGVVEEVGSAVKNFKKGDKVIISCVSRCGSCENCQKQLYAHCRADGGWIMGYMIDGTQAEYVRTPFADNSLYHLPDNLNTDVAVFLSDALPTGHEIGVQYGDVKPGDSIVIVGAGPVGMGVLLTAQLYSPATIIMVDMDDNRLQMAKEMGATHTVNSSSGVADAVEAIRAITDGRGVDCAIEAVGIPDTWDICQKTVKEGGNIANVGVHGTSVNFELEKLWIKNLKITTGLVNANTTGMLLKTCECSKLPMDKLATHHFKFDEMEKAYDVFKHASENKAMKVIIEY from the coding sequence ATGACCAAGCCTGCCACGATGAAAGCGATGACCTATTATGGAGCCGATGACATTCGTTTTGAAGAGCGACCCACGCCAGCAATTATTGACCCCACCGATGCGGTGATTCGCATGACCAAGACCACGATTTGTGGGACGGATTTGGGGATTTGGAAAGGCAAAAACCCTGAGATTGAAGCGACTGCTCGTGCCAAGACTGGCGAGTGGACAGGGCGCATCCTAGGACATGAAGGCGTGGGTGTTGTGGAAGAAGTTGGTTCAGCCGTCAAAAACTTCAAAAAAGGCGATAAAGTCATCATCTCGTGCGTGTCTCGCTGTGGTTCGTGCGAAAACTGCCAAAAACAGCTCTATGCCCATTGCCGTGCTGACGGTGGTTGGATTATGGGATATATGATTGACGGTACGCAAGCAGAGTATGTGCGTACGCCATTTGCCGACAACTCCTTGTATCATCTGCCCGACAACCTAAACACAGACGTGGCGGTGTTCTTGTCAGACGCTCTGCCGACAGGGCATGAGATTGGCGTGCAGTATGGCGATGTCAAACCAGGGGATTCTATCGTCATCGTGGGGGCAGGGCCTGTGGGCATGGGCGTGCTACTAACAGCACAACTGTACTCGCCTGCGACCATCATCATGGTGGACATGGACGATAACCGTTTGCAGATGGCAAAAGAGATGGGAGCGACCCACACGGTCAATTCATCATCGGGCGTGGCGGATGCCGTAGAAGCCATTCGTGCCATCACGGACGGACGTGGCGTGGACTGTGCCATCGAAGCGGTGGGCATTCCTGATACATGGGACATTTGCCAAAAGACTGTCAAAGAAGGCGGTAATATCGCCAACGTGGGCGTACATGGCACGTCGGTGAACTTTGAGCTTGAAAAACTGTGGATTAAAAACCTAAAAATCACCACAGGGCTGGTCAATGCTAACACCACAGGCATGTTGTTAAAGACCTGTGAATGCAGTAAATTGCCGATGGACAAACTTGCCACGCACCATTTTAAATTTGATGAGATGGAAAAAGCCTATGACGTGTTCAAACATGCGTCAGAGAATAAGGCGATGAAAGTGATTATTGAATATTGA